TTCCGGTTGTTGAGTCAGAGCGCATAGTCAATGCACTGAGGAAAAATGGCGGGACTGTCAGGTTTACGGTATATCCTGATGTCGGACATGCAGAGGCCTGGGAGATAGCCTATAGTGACTGGAACCTCTATGACTGGTTCCTTCAGCATACCAGACATCACCTTGAATAGCCTGGTTAGAATCTGCTTATTTCTTTTTCACCAGATCCTTGATGGCTGGCGCATGAATGACCTTGCCGTGATAATCGAAGCGGGATCCGTGGCAGGGACAATCCCAGCTCTTCTCTGCACTGTTCCAGCTCACCACGCAGCCCGGATAAGTGCAGTTTGGTGAAAGTGCATGGATCCTGCCCTGATCGTCTTTGTATGCAGCCACCTTCGCTTCACCCGCCTGGATAAGTGCACCCTCTCCTCTGGCAAGATCCTCAAAGGACCGCCTGGCTGGAGGGATCAGGTGCCCTGCGGTGAGCTCCCTGGCCACGTTGAGATTCTCGATGATGAACTTTTTGGCCGAAGTCAGGGAAGTAAAACGGTTGGGATCGAAGAGCGATAACCAGGGATTGGGGCGTTTTAGGACCATATCGGAGAGGATCATGCCCGATACCGTGCCAAGCGTCATTCCCCAGCCGCCAAAGCCTGTGGCCACATACAGCCGTCTGGAAGCCAAGGTAAACAGCCCGATAAAGGGTACGCGGTCTGCTGGCATATTGTCCTGCGTGGACCATCGGTACTCAATGGACTCGATCATAAAGTGTTCTTTTGCATACTGCTCGATCCGCCGATAATGCTCCCTGGTATCCCCTCCCTGTCCGGTCTTGTGGCTTTCACCACCCACCAGAAGGTAACTCTCGCCTGAATCCGTGATGTGAGAGCGAATGGTGCGGTGCGGCTCCTGCGTGCTGATGAACATTCCTTCCAGCACCTGATTGCCTCTGGTGTGCATCCGCTGACTCCCCTGGCAACGCCGTCCGCATCGACAACGGCCACCCTGGCCCCGGCCTGCTTGAGAAGCACTGCCGCGGTCAGCCCGGCCATTTTCCAGCCCCAAGAATGGCTACATCCACCGATATGCTCCCCTCCAGGGCCGGATAGCAGGCTTCCCCGGCAGTGCCTATCCAGAGGGACTCCGGCCTGCCGGGCAGAGAGTGCGCCGAAGAACCAGCTTTTCCTTCTTGAAAAGAATTCATTGCAGCCTCCTTCCCTATTTCATGCTTATGAGTCATACCCACTATCCCGGCTTATAAACCGCTTACTCTGGAATATCGGCATTCGAAGGGAATCCCGCTCAGGGGAAGTGATTCGGTATTTGGTGGGGCAAAAAAGCAGCCCCACCCTACACTTAAGTAAAGATTAATTTCGCTACCGGACACTTTCTTTTCAATTCCTGTAATCAACCGCGAATGCACACGAATAGACGCTAATAAATTCTTTTGATTTGCCTTCATTATCGAGTCCTCTTTGTTCAGTTCGCGTTCATTCGCGTTCATTCGCGGTTGTTACCTCAAAAGTGTCCGGTAGAGAGAGATTAATAATGACTTATGGAGGTCAAAAAGCAGCTTCCGGTATATTCTCTTGGAGTATTTTTCCCTGTGCCAGCATTGATGTCATCACCTTTACTGCTTTCTGGGTGTGATGGTTCTTCGTTTTGTTTTGTGTAGGTTTTGCTGACGATACCACTCTGGGTCCAATCACTCTTAAATCCCTGAGCCTTAATAGTAGTACTGTCAGTTAAGATTATCGGGCCGGAATAGACCAATGAATTTTCGGTTGGATCACTGCCATCGGCAGTATACCGGATAGTAACTTCAGGGGTAGCACACGTAATCGTAACCTCGATCGAATCAGTAAAAACGGTGGTTCCAGGAGATATAACAGGGACAGCTACCTTGTCTTCCGGGTTATTATTGTCAGGGAGTAAAGAGAAACATCCTCCGGATGAAGAGAAATTGGCTATATGGTCCTTTAATTTTTCCACGTGCAGAGGGTAATATTTATCTTCCTGCCCGCCCTGTACAGTGAATGTTAACCAAACCAGGCAGCCGTTTGCTTCCTGCAAAATCCCGCATTGGGAAGAAGAGCAAAATCCTCCAACCGTCAGCCTGCCAAGATTATCAGGATCGTGATTAACATCAAACATATCGAAATGGGCTGTTAAATCTCCGCGTTCAAAATTCGAATATTCCAAGACGTTTGGATCATAGATGATTTCAAATCCAAAGGAAGTAACTGCATCCGGTGCAGACTGGATTCTTACCGGAATCTGAATCTCCTGGCCTATGGTGCCTTGCGTCCCTTCAATATCCACTGCTCCTGAATCTTCTTCCAGGCATTGTTGTCCAGAGGCATCAGCCATTACAAGAACCAAAGAAAATAAACACAATAAGCTGCCGAAGAGGAAAACAGGAAAATTTTTCATAATCTTATCTTCCTTTGATCTTTGCATGCTGCCTCCGTCTCCCCTTGCTCGAGCAAGGGGAGACGGAGGGCATCATCTCCATTCCTGTTAATTCAGACAACCGGGCTTCTTTAAATATTTCTCGAATATACAAAGAGCATCCTGCGGAGTAACTTTCCCATCCCCGGTGACATCCGAACATTCATGACAATCACCGGATCCGAGATAACACCGGAAAACATCCAAAGCATCCGCCGGGGTTATTTCTCCATCCCCGGTTATATCACCGGAGCAGGCCCGGATACAAAAGCAACCCTGGCTTGAGGAAAAACCAGCCATGTCATCAACCAGATTTTCTGCTCGTAACGGGTAGCATTCATCTTCCCTGCCTCCCGTTACTTTAAATTTTAACCAGACCAGATTACCACTCGTTCCCTGTGGCATATCACCTTCGGGGGTAATTCCGGCGACTGTCAATCTGCCCGAACCAGTAGGATTAACACTGAATATCACAGCCAAGGAGGCAAGTAAATCCCCTCTTTCATAACCCACATATTCCAGGACACCCGGCTCATAGATCACATCAAAGCCAAAAGCGCCGAAGGCATTGGGTGCAGATTGAACTTTTACCAGGATACGGACTTCATCTCCCTCTTTTCCCTTGGAGCCTCGAATATCAAGGTGCCCGGTAACTTCTTCTGAGCATTCTGCTGAATTGGATGCAGGTAAATCAGGCCCTGGTGAAACGGGCTCTGTCTGGGTATTGGTATTAGTAGTGGTACCAGCATTGGCAGCAGGAATATTTGCCCTGTTCGGGGTGGGTTCGGACATTGCCTGGAATTGACCTGTGGCATCCGGGAACCTTCCGAAGGATACATCCGCCGATTGTTCCCCAAATACAACCGAATCAAGAAGGACATTTCCCATCTCATCCGTATCCACGAGCGTGACCGTTTCCCCGGAAGTCGAGAGCTTGAAATTGGCATGGAGTCCGGGTGTATC
This genomic interval from bacterium contains the following:
- a CDS encoding FAD-dependent oxidoreductase, whose product is MGLENGRADRGSASQAGRGQGGRCRCGRRCQGSQRMHTRGNQVLEGMFISTQEPHRTIRSHITDSGESYLLVGGESHKTGQGGDTREHYRRIEQYAKEHFMIESIEYRWSTQDNMPADRVPFIGLFTLASRRLYVATGFGGWGMTLGTVSGMILSDMVLKRPNPWLSLFDPNRFTSLTSAKKFIIENLNVARELTAGHLIPPARRSFEDLARGEGALIQAGEAKVAAYKDDQGRIHALSPNCTYPGCVVSWNSAEKSWDCPCHGSRFDYHGKVIHAPAIKDLVKKK
- a CDS encoding FN3 associated domain-containing protein, yielding MQRSKEDKIMKNFPVFLFGSLLCLFSLVLVMADASGQQCLEEDSGAVDIEGTQGTIGQEIQIPVRIQSAPDAVTSFGFEIIYDPNVLEYSNFERGDLTAHFDMFDVNHDPDNLGRLTVGGFCSSSQCGILQEANGCLVWLTFTVQGGQEDKYYPLHVEKLKDHIANFSSSGGCFSLLPDNNNPEDKVAVPVISPGTTVFTDSIEVTITCATPEVTIRYTADGSDPTENSLVYSGPIILTDSTTIKAQGFKSDWTQSGIVSKTYTKQNEEPSHPESSKGDDINAGTGKNTPREYTGSCFLTSISHY